A single genomic interval of Pomacea canaliculata isolate SZHN2017 linkage group LG5, ASM307304v1, whole genome shotgun sequence harbors:
- the LOC112565054 gene encoding transmembrane protease serine 11G-like isoform X1, which produces MSSQPYNNFTDLTGSTVTIGGEQGPGGSLEGRSVRTFIKGLSWRHLAVGCFFLALLAMVIGISVHFATKGSTKADAKADKECLPSLPRAEPHFAEEAEFSMVIVFFWPWSSELKNTSSEMYEETHIKAEYWVDMIFESGSGSSCIKAQVTNMVELNDHILFLFNLYLTCEDMTEIEVERLYDEGYTRMQDKPCVANISHNNDINKLHNNTTTDPKAPTSISNNICGQSQLYPAAKIVGGDPVNVGEFPWVVMLLNNGEFVCGGTIWDYDHILTAAHCIEDLPSDKATGLVNTSSLQIIAGKWETNLSVNHYEQRVEVASGRIHTGYITHFLGTGNDVALLKLATSLHPNQLVMKVCHPDADTRLPELGIVAGWGTTKAGLRRFPAVLQSVELSLLDLDECHGVFIINYIVNNDIYFLPNGTFCAMDDDLDEKDSCQGDSGRPSLCQPGNRVSGALHNPRGRVLRVWMRRYTQTGRVCFRSVLSSLDPRRH; this is translated from the exons ATGAGCAGCCAGCCGTACAACAACTTCACGGACCTCACAGGCTCCACAGTCACCATTGGCGGGGAACAAGGACCAGGAG GTTCTCTTGAAGGGAGATCAGTAAGAACATTCATCAAGGGACTGTCATGGCGTCACCTGGCTGTCGGATGCTTTTTTCTCGCTCTTCTGGCCATGGTCATCGGCATCTCAGTTCACTTTGCCA CAAAAGGCAGCACAAAGGCAGACGCAAAGGCAGACAAAGAATGTCTTCCTTCATTACCTCGTGCTGAGCCTCACTTCGCTGAAG AAGCAGAGTTTTCCATggtgattgtatttttttggcCTTGGTCATCTGAACTGAAGAACACAAGCAGTGAAATGTACGAGGAAACTCACATCAAAGCTGAATACTGG GTGGACATGATCTTCGAGAGCGGCTCAGGTTCGTCGTGTATCAAGGCACAAGTGACTAACATGgt agaaCTGAATGATCACATACTATTCCTCTTTAACCTGTACTTGACCTGTGAAGATATGACAGAGATCGAAGTGGAAAGACTCTACGACGAGGGCTACACACGCATGCAAGACAAACCCTGTGTGGCCAACATCAGCCACAACAACGACATCAACAAACTGCACAACAACACAACCACAGACCCCAAAGCTCCCACCTCCATATCTA ACAATATTTGTGGCCAATCACAACTCTACCCTGCTGCTAAAATTGTCGGCGGCGATCCAGTAAATGTTGGAGAGTTCCCCTGGGTAGTCATGTTGTTGAACAACGGCGAGTTTGTCTGCGGCGGCACCATCTGGGACTACGACCACATTCTGACAGCAGCTCACTGCATTGAGGA TTTGCCCTCTGACAAAGCTACTGGACTGGTGAACACATCGTCCCTTCAGATCATCGCCGGCAAATGGGAAACTAACCTGAGTGTCAACCATTATGAACAACGGGTAGAAGTCGCTTCAGGGAGAATACACACAGGCTACATTACTCACTTCTTAGGTACTG GGAACGATGTCGCTCTGCTGAAACTTGCCACGTCTCTGCACCCCAATCAGTTGGTTATGAAAGTTTGTCACCCGGATGCCGACACCCGGCTGCCAGAACTGGGTATTGTTGCTGGCTGGGGGACAACAAAAG CAGGGCTAAGGAGATTTCCTGCAGTGCTACAGAGTGTCGAGCTGTCTCTCTTAGACCTAGACGAGTGTCACGGCGTGTTTATAATTAATTACATCGTAAACAACGATATTTACTTCCTGCCAAACGGAACTTTCTGTGCAATGGATGACGATTTAGACGAAAAAGACTCTTGTCAG GGGGACTCTGGAAGGCCCTCTCTTTGCCAACCTGGGAACAGAGTCAGCGGAGCGTTACACAATCCTCGGGGTCGTGTCCTACGGGTATGGATGCGGAGATATACTCAAACCGGGCGTGTATGCTTCCGTTCCGTTTTATCTTCACTGGATCCAAGACGCCATTGA
- the LOC112565054 gene encoding transmembrane protease serine 11G-like isoform X2 has protein sequence MSSQPYNNFTDLTGSTVTIGGEQGPGGSLEGRSVRTFIKGLSWRHLAVGCFFLALLAMVIGISVHFATKGSTKADAKADKECLPSLPRAEPHFAEEAEFSMVIVFFWPWSSELKNTSSEMYEETHIKAEYWVDMIFESGSGSSCIKAQVTNMVELNDHILFLFNLYLTCEDMTEIEVERLYDEGYTRMQDKPCVANISHNNDINKLHNNTTTDPKAPTSISNNICGQSQLYPAAKIVGGDPVNVGEFPWVVMLLNNGEFVCGGTIWDYDHILTAAHCIEDLPSDKATGLVNTSSLQIIAGKWETNLSVNHYEQRVEVASGRIHTGYITHFLGNDVALLKLATSLHPNQLVMKVCHPDADTRLPELGIVAGWGTTKAGLRRFPAVLQSVELSLLDLDECHGVFIINYIVNNDIYFLPNGTFCAMDDDLDEKDSCQGDSGRPSLCQPGNRVSGALHNPRGRVLRVWMRRYTQTGRVCFRSVLSSLDPRRH, from the exons ATGAGCAGCCAGCCGTACAACAACTTCACGGACCTCACAGGCTCCACAGTCACCATTGGCGGGGAACAAGGACCAGGAG GTTCTCTTGAAGGGAGATCAGTAAGAACATTCATCAAGGGACTGTCATGGCGTCACCTGGCTGTCGGATGCTTTTTTCTCGCTCTTCTGGCCATGGTCATCGGCATCTCAGTTCACTTTGCCA CAAAAGGCAGCACAAAGGCAGACGCAAAGGCAGACAAAGAATGTCTTCCTTCATTACCTCGTGCTGAGCCTCACTTCGCTGAAG AAGCAGAGTTTTCCATggtgattgtatttttttggcCTTGGTCATCTGAACTGAAGAACACAAGCAGTGAAATGTACGAGGAAACTCACATCAAAGCTGAATACTGG GTGGACATGATCTTCGAGAGCGGCTCAGGTTCGTCGTGTATCAAGGCACAAGTGACTAACATGgt agaaCTGAATGATCACATACTATTCCTCTTTAACCTGTACTTGACCTGTGAAGATATGACAGAGATCGAAGTGGAAAGACTCTACGACGAGGGCTACACACGCATGCAAGACAAACCCTGTGTGGCCAACATCAGCCACAACAACGACATCAACAAACTGCACAACAACACAACCACAGACCCCAAAGCTCCCACCTCCATATCTA ACAATATTTGTGGCCAATCACAACTCTACCCTGCTGCTAAAATTGTCGGCGGCGATCCAGTAAATGTTGGAGAGTTCCCCTGGGTAGTCATGTTGTTGAACAACGGCGAGTTTGTCTGCGGCGGCACCATCTGGGACTACGACCACATTCTGACAGCAGCTCACTGCATTGAGGA TTTGCCCTCTGACAAAGCTACTGGACTGGTGAACACATCGTCCCTTCAGATCATCGCCGGCAAATGGGAAACTAACCTGAGTGTCAACCATTATGAACAACGGGTAGAAGTCGCTTCAGGGAGAATACACACAGGCTACATTACTCACTTCTTAG GGAACGATGTCGCTCTGCTGAAACTTGCCACGTCTCTGCACCCCAATCAGTTGGTTATGAAAGTTTGTCACCCGGATGCCGACACCCGGCTGCCAGAACTGGGTATTGTTGCTGGCTGGGGGACAACAAAAG CAGGGCTAAGGAGATTTCCTGCAGTGCTACAGAGTGTCGAGCTGTCTCTCTTAGACCTAGACGAGTGTCACGGCGTGTTTATAATTAATTACATCGTAAACAACGATATTTACTTCCTGCCAAACGGAACTTTCTGTGCAATGGATGACGATTTAGACGAAAAAGACTCTTGTCAG GGGGACTCTGGAAGGCCCTCTCTTTGCCAACCTGGGAACAGAGTCAGCGGAGCGTTACACAATCCTCGGGGTCGTGTCCTACGGGTATGGATGCGGAGATATACTCAAACCGGGCGTGTATGCTTCCGTTCCGTTTTATCTTCACTGGATCCAAGACGCCATTGA